Proteins encoded by one window of Chitinophagales bacterium:
- a CDS encoding helix-turn-helix transcriptional regulator — translation MATKKMKTSTLAEMKDEFIGKVGTQERDEYEYELRMEVLGRMIRAARKERHLTQEELGKLIGVRKAQISKLESSANSATIDTIIKVFKALKAEINFNVKLEDDFVKLA, via the coding sequence ATGGCAACTAAAAAAATGAAAACATCAACGCTTGCCGAAATGAAAGATGAATTTATCGGGAAGGTTGGCACACAGGAAAGAGACGAATACGAATACGAGCTCCGAATGGAAGTCTTGGGTAGAATGATAAGAGCAGCACGTAAAGAAAGACATTTAACTCAAGAAGAGCTGGGTAAGCTCATTGGTGTTAGGAAAGCTCAAATTTCAAAGCTTGAAAGCAGTGCTAATAGTGCTACAATTGACACGATAATAAAAGTTTTCAAAGCATTAAAGGCTGAGATTAATTTTAACGTAAAGTTAGAAGACGACTTTGTTAAACTCGCTTGA
- a CDS encoding type II toxin-antitoxin system ParD family antitoxin encodes MSKNTSISLGNYFDQFVSSQVSAGRYKNVSEVIRAGLRLLENEESKAIALRNAIQEGIDSGIAHDFDPKKNLEELKAKRRKNG; translated from the coding sequence ATGAGTAAAAATACATCTATATCACTCGGGAATTATTTTGACCAATTCGTAAGTAGCCAAGTTTCTGCTGGCCGATATAAAAACGTAAGTGAAGTTATTCGTGCAGGGCTTCGACTTTTGGAAAATGAAGAAAGTAAAGCAATTGCCTTGAGAAATGCTATTCAGGAAGGAATTGATAGTGGTATAGCACACGATTTTGACCCAAAAAAGAACCTTGAGGAATTAAAAGCCAAAAGGAGAAAGAATGGCTGA
- a CDS encoding type II toxin-antitoxin system RelE/ParE family toxin, which produces MAEYKLTNKAVDDLSGIWVYTADEWSEEQADKYYNMLLDNCQEIANNPELGKNYDRITTDLFGLKANRHIIFYRKTKSVPIEITRILHGRMDLKNRLTE; this is translated from the coding sequence ATGGCTGAATATAAATTGACCAATAAAGCTGTTGATGACTTGAGCGGGATTTGGGTCTATACGGCTGACGAGTGGTCCGAGGAGCAAGCTGATAAATATTACAATATGCTACTTGACAATTGCCAAGAAATAGCCAATAATCCCGAATTAGGAAAGAATTATGACAGAATTACAACCGACTTGTTTGGATTAAAAGCAAACCGACATATAATCTTCTACCGTAAAACAAAATCAGTTCCAATTGAAATAACAAGAATATTGCACGGAAGAATGGATTTGAAAAACAGATTGACCGAATAG
- the holA gene encoding DNA polymerase III subunit delta: MSSKDMEKVIQDFNNRKIAPIYLLHGDESFYIDKISAHIEEHLLNDQEKAFNQTIAYGKDTDPVSLLDALRRYPMGAERQLVILKEAQSLKDWDPLVSYAENPMPTTVFVIVHKHKSMDKRLKITKALKKSAVIFEPKKMYENQVPAFINERAAHYKLHFEYKASMLLSEYLGMDLSKIDNEIKKIAMSCGEGSRVSESDIERLVGISKDFNVFELTKALAEGNAPKAFQIVNYFIANPKKNHPLGVVGTLYSFFSKAYVYQHIKTLPDSEVQSALRANFFQMKDLKNFVGNYSLVETESIMEILQEYDLKFKGVGAMGSNNESLLTEMVFKMVHPEPSFRNYGATG; the protein is encoded by the coding sequence ATGAGCAGCAAGGACATGGAGAAAGTCATTCAGGACTTTAATAATCGGAAAATCGCACCGATTTATCTTTTACACGGAGACGAATCATTTTACATTGATAAGATCAGCGCTCATATTGAGGAGCATTTGTTGAATGATCAGGAAAAAGCTTTCAATCAAACCATAGCTTATGGGAAGGATACCGATCCTGTGAGTTTACTGGATGCGCTCAGGAGATATCCCATGGGCGCTGAAAGGCAACTGGTGATTTTGAAAGAAGCACAGTCGTTGAAAGATTGGGATCCTTTGGTCAGTTATGCTGAAAATCCAATGCCCACTACTGTTTTTGTGATTGTGCACAAGCACAAAAGCATGGATAAAAGGCTGAAGATTACTAAGGCGCTGAAAAAAAGTGCGGTGATTTTTGAGCCCAAAAAGATGTATGAAAATCAGGTTCCCGCTTTTATCAATGAAAGGGCAGCGCATTACAAATTGCATTTTGAATACAAGGCATCGATGTTGCTGAGTGAATATCTTGGAATGGATCTTTCAAAAATCGACAATGAAATAAAGAAAATCGCCATGAGCTGTGGTGAAGGCAGCCGGGTTTCTGAATCAGATATTGAGAGACTGGTTGGGATTTCAAAGGATTTTAATGTTTTTGAACTGACCAAAGCTCTGGCAGAAGGCAATGCCCCTAAAGCTTTTCAGATCGTCAATTATTTCATTGCCAATCCCAAAAAAAACCATCCGCTGGGAGTTGTAGGAACACTGTATTCTTTTTTCAGCAAAGCCTATGTTTACCAGCACATCAAAACACTTCCCGATTCTGAAGTACAAAGTGCACTTAGAGCTAATTTTTTTCAAATGAAAGATTTGAAAAACTTTGTTGGCAATTATTCGCTTGTTGAGACAGAGAGCATAATGGAAATTTTACAGGAATACGATCTTAAATTCAAAGGTGTGGGCGCAATGGGCAGTAATAACGAATCCTTGCTTACCGAAATGGTGTTTAAGATGGTGCATCCTGAACCCTCATTCCGTAATTATGGTGCAACCGGGTAG
- a CDS encoding AMP nucleosidase → MKSKKEIVEDWLSRYTGLSLEQFGKYILLVNFQNYVDRFAEKHGVEVTGRLNAMPSATAEGITIINFGMGSANAATVMDLLSAIEPKAVLFLGKCGGLKKKNNIGDLILPIAGIRGEGTSNDYFPPEVPSLPAFALQKAISTTIRDYECDYWTGTVYTTNRRVWEHDNRFKKRLRKMRAMAIDMETATIFITAFSNEIPAGALLLVSDQPMVAEGVKTSKSDKQVTENFVQLHLNIGVDSLKQLINKGDTVKHLKF, encoded by the coding sequence ATGAAAAGCAAAAAGGAAATAGTGGAAGATTGGCTGTCCCGATATACCGGGCTGTCACTGGAACAATTTGGCAAATATATCCTGCTGGTCAATTTCCAAAACTATGTGGATCGCTTTGCAGAAAAGCACGGGGTGGAGGTCACCGGCAGGTTAAATGCCATGCCTTCAGCAACTGCCGAGGGGATCACCATTATAAATTTTGGAATGGGCAGTGCCAATGCCGCTACAGTTATGGATTTACTGTCTGCCATTGAACCCAAAGCAGTATTGTTTTTGGGCAAATGCGGAGGCCTGAAAAAGAAAAACAATATTGGCGACCTGATTTTGCCCATTGCCGGCATCCGGGGTGAAGGAACTTCCAATGATTATTTTCCGCCAGAAGTGCCTTCATTGCCCGCCTTTGCTTTACAAAAGGCCATTTCCACCACCATCAGGGATTACGAATGTGATTACTGGACGGGTACCGTTTATACCACCAACCGCAGGGTTTGGGAGCACGACAATCGCTTTAAAAAAAGATTGAGGAAAATGCGCGCCATGGCCATTGATATGGAAACAGCCACGATTTTTATCACTGCTTTTAGCAATGAAATACCGGCAGGTGCTTTATTATTGGTTTCCGACCAGCCTATGGTGGCAGAAGGTGTAAAAACTTCTAAAAGTGATAAACAAGTGACCGAAAATTTCGTACAATTACATCTGAATATTGGTGTTGATTCCCTGAAACAGTTGATAAATAAAGGGGACACAGTAAAACACTTAAAGTTTTAA
- a CDS encoding gliding motility-associated C-terminal domain-containing protein — MKYKYLMSLIFILISCISTAFAQNQVLNYSFENFPSCPEYPDDITNWQSPYQIVSGDTCSTPDAYNSCNNIPFGGGIGVPDNILGFQYAHSGEGYVGIILYDAFALTGCSNTPTGWREYVEGTLDAPLIAGETYCVSFYVNLADDVKFATDDIGVYFSNSLVNIDCSTVGNASDLPFTPQLQYTGQTLTDTSNWTRLEWAYTASGGEQYIIIGNFNDDANTSYTCVNPNAINSHAYYYIDDVEVTLDLCCPVIDIVNRTSVSCNGLSDGATTVSVTGGVPPYSYSWSAGTSSDEINTNLPAGRHTLSVSDSRGCQVSKNIVIEEPDELSVSIVELSTSCGNTITATTAGGTGPFTYNWSNGASGASLSNVPTGTLSVTVTDDNGCTDNSSINVTQVSTFTITPSSTDNTSCAQCNGTATANVNGGTPPFTYEWSNGQTGTTADSLCEGTYTVTVTEGGSGGGGGSVFWSEDFSSGGTGWSLNINGPGANDADANEWVINSNVNECSNCPDTGSLGNYLHITCTSTPCQLGGDNGTCVYDQGVPFFAEAATDKYVSSPNISTMGRSGITLTFWYMSGGESGADYGLVRLSDDGGTTWSDLPAQYQGVQTCTQASVNIPAAYENLPDFRIGFRWINDNNTDGDDPPFMIDDIELSDTSSSACTATASVTVDFSGSGLNASIDSISNISCNGENDGYMSASSGSNFSYNWSNGETTQDISGLSPGTYTITIEDNNNCSITLSDTIHEPEPLTLTGNSSGSGCDGDAAIAINVTGGTPSYSYEWSNDSTGNTISNLNSGDYTVTVTDVNNCTASESFNIDSTGSFNIDLTAVNASCPGVNDGQITSSVSGANLPLSYSWSNGQQSADLNNVDVGTYSVTISDANNCTVSASETVFADENIEVFAGISQPICPENQTGAIKITPLTGTPPYTGEWSNGENQVSISNLEAGTYSLTLTDSAGCVLDTSFDVNSLSNFEIQTTSSGLSCSDTEGNASAATEVTSGNTAPYTYAWNTGDSTQNISGLESGTYIVTVSDSLGCNKVDTVNIFAAGLFLNAEIINESCPDEGDGAIITTVAGGFPPYTYNWSTGSADSSILNLSAGEYELTVSDAEDCSASEAFEVELSDNATENCDTLIIYDVFSPNGDVRNDIWIIDGLFEYTDNELQIFNRWGGKVFEANPYDNDWDGRSMKGEALPTATYYYILKVKNGSEKVYSGHVNIIR, encoded by the coding sequence ATGAAATATAAATACTTAATGTCGCTGATTTTTATTTTAATCAGCTGCATTTCTACTGCATTTGCACAAAACCAGGTATTAAATTACAGTTTTGAAAATTTTCCATCTTGCCCGGAGTACCCCGATGACATTACAAACTGGCAAAGTCCCTATCAAATAGTAAGTGGAGACACCTGTTCTACTCCCGATGCTTATAATTCCTGCAACAATATCCCTTTTGGAGGAGGAATTGGCGTACCTGATAATATCCTGGGATTTCAATATGCACATTCAGGAGAAGGTTATGTAGGAATTATCCTGTATGATGCCTTTGCTTTAACGGGATGTAGTAACACTCCTACCGGGTGGAGAGAATATGTGGAGGGCACCCTTGATGCCCCTCTTATTGCAGGAGAAACATACTGTGTTTCATTTTATGTGAACCTCGCAGATGATGTAAAGTTTGCAACAGATGATATTGGGGTCTATTTTTCCAATTCACTGGTGAATATAGATTGTTCAACGGTGGGCAATGCATCAGATTTACCATTTACGCCTCAACTACAATACACCGGCCAAACACTTACTGATACTTCAAACTGGACTCGTTTAGAATGGGCTTACACCGCTTCTGGTGGAGAGCAATACATCATTATTGGAAATTTTAATGATGATGCAAACACATCATATACATGTGTAAACCCTAATGCAATTAATTCTCATGCTTACTATTACATAGATGACGTGGAAGTTACTTTAGATTTATGCTGCCCTGTGATAGATATTGTAAACAGAACATCAGTTTCCTGTAATGGTCTGAGTGATGGAGCCACTACTGTAAGTGTAACTGGAGGTGTCCCACCTTACTCTTATTCATGGTCTGCAGGTACAAGTTCTGATGAAATAAATACAAATCTACCGGCTGGAAGACATACGCTAAGTGTAAGTGATTCAAGGGGCTGCCAGGTTTCTAAAAATATTGTTATTGAAGAACCTGATGAGTTAAGTGTCAGTATCGTTGAACTATCTACCAGTTGTGGAAATACAATTACCGCTACTACTGCTGGCGGAACCGGCCCTTTCACTTATAACTGGTCAAATGGTGCTTCAGGTGCCAGTTTATCCAATGTTCCCACAGGCACACTTTCGGTTACGGTAACCGATGACAATGGCTGTACAGATAATAGTTCAATTAATGTAACTCAGGTTTCAACTTTTACAATTACACCTTCTTCTACCGACAATACCTCATGTGCACAATGCAACGGAACTGCAACTGCCAATGTCAATGGTGGCACGCCTCCTTTCACCTACGAATGGTCAAATGGTCAAACAGGTACAACTGCCGACAGTTTGTGTGAAGGAACCTACACTGTTACCGTTACAGAAGGTGGAAGCGGTGGAGGTGGAGGTAGTGTTTTTTGGTCAGAAGACTTTTCAAGTGGTGGTACCGGCTGGTCATTAAATATCAATGGCCCTGGAGCTAATGACGCAGATGCCAATGAATGGGTTATTAACAGCAATGTGAATGAATGCTCCAATTGTCCTGACACAGGCTCTTTGGGCAACTACCTTCACATTACCTGTACCAGCACTCCCTGTCAACTGGGAGGGGATAATGGAACATGCGTTTACGATCAAGGCGTTCCATTTTTTGCCGAAGCAGCTACAGATAAATATGTATCATCCCCAAATATTTCAACTATGGGAAGATCAGGAATTACTCTCACGTTTTGGTATATGTCTGGTGGAGAAAGTGGTGCAGACTATGGTCTTGTTAGATTAAGTGATGACGGAGGAACTACATGGTCTGATCTGCCTGCACAATATCAAGGTGTGCAAACTTGTACACAGGCATCAGTAAATATACCTGCTGCATATGAAAACTTGCCTGATTTCAGAATAGGTTTTCGTTGGATCAATGACAACAATACCGATGGAGATGACCCGCCATTTATGATTGACGATATTGAATTAAGTGATACCAGCAGCAGTGCTTGTACTGCAACAGCTTCAGTTACTGTTGATTTTTCCGGTAGCGGTTTAAATGCAAGCATTGATAGCATATCCAACATTTCCTGTAATGGGGAAAATGATGGTTATATGAGCGCAAGTAGTGGTAGTAATTTCTCCTACAACTGGTCCAATGGAGAAACTACACAGGATATTTCAGGACTGTCACCGGGCACCTATACGATAACTATTGAGGACAATAACAATTGCAGTATAACACTAAGTGATACAATACACGAACCGGAACCCTTAACACTAACTGGCAACAGCTCCGGCTCCGGTTGTGACGGAGATGCTGCAATTGCAATAAATGTGACAGGCGGAACACCCTCCTATTCCTATGAATGGAGCAATGATTCAACAGGTAATACAATCAGCAATCTCAACAGTGGAGATTATACAGTTACTGTTACAGATGTCAATAATTGTACTGCTTCTGAAAGCTTTAATATTGACAGCACAGGTAGCTTTAATATTGACCTTACTGCTGTAAATGCCTCCTGCCCTGGAGTAAATGACGGGCAAATTACATCATCGGTAAGCGGAGCCAATTTGCCCCTATCCTATTCCTGGAGCAATGGCCAGCAAAGTGCTGATCTTAACAATGTAGATGTGGGCACCTATTCCGTAACCATTAGTGATGCAAATAACTGTACGGTTTCTGCCAGCGAAACTGTTTTTGCAGATGAAAACATTGAAGTTTTTGCAGGCATTTCTCAGCCCATTTGTCCTGAAAATCAAACAGGGGCAATAAAAATAACACCATTAACCGGCACTCCACCATACACTGGCGAATGGAGCAATGGCGAAAACCAGGTAAGCATTTCAAATCTTGAGGCAGGCACCTATTCCTTAACACTGACCGATTCGGCAGGTTGCGTACTCGATACTTCATTCGATGTCAATTCCCTTTCCAATTTTGAAATACAGACTACTTCCAGCGGATTGTCCTGCTCAGATACTGAAGGCAATGCAAGTGCCGCTACAGAAGTAACAAGCGGAAATACCGCTCCATATACTTATGCCTGGAATACGGGCGATTCCACTCAAAATATTTCAGGACTTGAAAGCGGCACCTATATTGTTACCGTTAGCGATTCGCTCGGCTGCAACAAAGTAGATACTGTCAATATTTTTGCAGCCGGATTGTTTCTGAATGCGGAAATCATTAATGAATCCTGTCCGGATGAAGGAGATGGCGCAATTATCACCACTGTTGCAGGTGGATTCCCTCCTTATACTTATAATTGGAGTACGGGGTCTGCCGATTCAAGCATTTTAAATCTCAGTGCAGGAGAATACGAACTTACCGTTAGCGATGCCGAAGATTGCAGTGCCTCTGAAGCATTCGAAGTTGAACTGAGTGATAATGCTACTGAAAACTGCGATACACTGATTATTTACGATGTGTTTTCACCCAATGGTGATGTGCGCAATGATATCTGGATTATTGACGGTCTGTTTGAATATACTGACAATGAACTGCAAATATTCAACCGCTGGGGTGGAAAAGTCTTTGAAGCCAATCCTTATGACAACGACTGGGATGGCCGCTCCATGAAAGGTGAGGCATTGCCCACAGCAACCTATTACTATATTTTAAAAGTGAAAAACGGAAGTGAAAAAGTTTATTCCGGACATGTAAATATCATCAGATGA
- a CDS encoding type IX secretion system membrane protein PorP/SprF, whose protein sequence is MRKFNTIIAGIIILLVSAESKAQQKPLFTNYVFNQFYYNPAVAATSEAIDFRFLYRNQWAGLDGKPHTQTLSAFGALKDINLGLGGNVYHDQTGHIRNTGFNLSASYAVNIGDESMLSGGISAGIIHYKLANDINIRESDDAAVISAQEGRIAPDIGLGIYFKRKGLYAGFSMPQVIQSSLEFNVEDPDNRNKLMRHYFLMAGYRFEVADKFELEPSALLKGVKGSPLQVDINLKGIYNKMVWLGASYRSLDAVTLMAGAIIKEQFELGYAYDITTSNLNNVSNGSHEILLAYKIFNKK, encoded by the coding sequence ATGAGGAAATTCAATACCATCATTGCAGGCATAATTATTTTACTGGTTTCAGCAGAGTCAAAGGCCCAGCAGAAACCACTGTTTACCAATTATGTCTTCAACCAATTTTACTACAACCCGGCTGTTGCAGCTACTTCCGAGGCCATTGATTTCCGCTTTTTATACAGAAACCAGTGGGCTGGATTAGATGGAAAGCCACATACACAAACCCTTTCTGCTTTTGGAGCCCTAAAAGACATAAATCTCGGACTTGGCGGTAATGTCTATCACGACCAAACCGGGCATATTCGCAATACCGGATTTAATCTTTCTGCATCTTATGCTGTAAATATTGGCGATGAAAGTATGCTGTCAGGTGGTATTTCTGCTGGAATTATCCATTACAAACTCGCAAATGATATCAATATTCGTGAATCTGATGATGCAGCGGTAATCAGTGCACAGGAAGGCAGAATCGCCCCGGATATCGGACTGGGTATTTATTTTAAAAGAAAAGGACTTTATGCGGGTTTTTCGATGCCACAAGTCATTCAAAGTTCTTTGGAGTTTAATGTGGAAGACCCAGACAACCGCAATAAATTAATGCGGCATTATTTCCTGATGGCTGGCTATCGCTTTGAAGTTGCTGATAAATTTGAACTGGAACCCTCTGCTTTGCTCAAAGGGGTAAAAGGCAGCCCTTTACAAGTTGATATCAACTTAAAGGGGATTTACAATAAAATGGTATGGCTGGGTGCTTCCTACAGGAGCCTGGATGCTGTAACCCTGATGGCCGGAGCCATTATCAAAGAACAGTTTGAACTGGGCTATGCCTATGACATTACCACTTCAAACCTCAACAATGTGAGCAATGGAAGTCATGAAATTCTTTTGGCCTACAAAATATTCAACAAAAAATAA
- a CDS encoding glycosyltransferase family 4 protein, with protein sequence MGIINKKSIWVFYQDGGTPNQGWGERHLSMAKEWINHGYEVTIFAANRSHRYINQVEFQGNYKIENYDGVQYCWVKVPGYKKAKSIVRIISWLIYMWRIFFVPKSIKRPDIIIASSIPLFPVINALYWKRKTKCRFIFEIRDIWPLTPIELGNYSKFNPFILLLRRIEKKGYRKADHVVSVLEMADKHIEQSIKRSVEFTWISNGIPNEILNRKDSLNSEMEKLFPKNKFIVGYAGSIGQANNMYPLLDAARILLNENDYHFVIVGEGPEKNNLIRKARGLDNITFLNKVNKYQVQSVLDHFDLNFLSWSKTPIYRFGISPNKLFDYMLSTKPILMAGNIDESALLETPSLYTVPANDSAAIAKAIKEISAIDKQKREELGNKSREFLLDNFTYNKLAHRYLEIFRNEN encoded by the coding sequence ATGGGAATTATCAATAAAAAATCAATTTGGGTGTTTTATCAGGACGGAGGAACACCTAATCAGGGATGGGGAGAGCGCCATTTGTCTATGGCTAAAGAATGGATCAATCACGGATATGAGGTGACCATTTTTGCCGCCAACCGATCCCACAGATATATCAATCAAGTTGAATTCCAGGGCAACTATAAAATAGAAAATTACGATGGGGTTCAATATTGCTGGGTCAAGGTACCTGGTTATAAAAAAGCGAAAAGTATTGTCCGTATTATTTCATGGTTGATCTATATGTGGCGAATATTTTTCGTTCCTAAATCGATCAAAAGGCCTGACATCATTATTGCATCTTCTATACCATTATTTCCAGTGATCAATGCGCTCTATTGGAAGAGAAAAACCAAATGCAGGTTTATTTTTGAAATCCGTGATATTTGGCCTCTTACCCCTATTGAACTTGGCAACTATAGTAAGTTCAATCCCTTTATTCTTCTGCTCAGAAGAATAGAGAAAAAAGGATATCGTAAAGCCGATCATGTTGTGTCAGTACTTGAAATGGCTGATAAACACATTGAGCAAAGTATAAAACGGTCAGTAGAGTTTACCTGGATTTCAAATGGAATCCCCAATGAAATACTTAACCGAAAAGATTCTCTGAATAGTGAAATGGAAAAATTATTTCCCAAAAATAAATTTATTGTTGGATATGCTGGCAGTATTGGACAGGCCAATAATATGTATCCCCTACTAGATGCTGCCAGAATCCTTTTAAATGAAAATGATTATCATTTTGTAATCGTAGGTGAAGGTCCAGAGAAAAATAATTTAATAAGGAAGGCAAGAGGTTTGGACAATATTACATTCCTTAATAAAGTCAATAAGTATCAGGTTCAGTCAGTACTTGATCATTTTGACCTTAACTTTCTCAGTTGGAGTAAAACTCCGATTTATAGATTTGGAATTTCGCCCAATAAATTATTTGACTATATGTTATCGACAAAGCCAATACTAATGGCAGGTAATATTGATGAATCAGCATTGCTTGAAACACCTTCCTTATATACAGTTCCAGCTAATGATTCGGCAGCTATTGCTAAAGCCATTAAAGAGATCAGTGCAATTGACAAACAAAAAAGGGAAGAGTTGGGAAATAAAAGCAGGGAGTTTTTACTCGATAACTTCACCTATAACAAATTAGCCCACAGATATCTTGAAATATTCCGAAATGAAAATTGA
- a CDS encoding glycerophosphodiester phosphodiesterase family protein: MKHTSIANFISVLALLLFLSESILAQTTEIAAHRGANHLAPENTKAAAQAAIDLGVEYIEIDVRKSRDGVHFIIHDLRVNRTTDGSGFVSEMTASQLRKLDAGSWYENGDFAGEPIPELYDYLKWIKGEAKVYFDVKSADWDTLYAYVKEFEIQDEAFFNFFSKRKARKFKEQFPDLHIKVNSYSSDPEDLRKTIKKYNASVIEIRPEHMNGDLKKVAEEENVRLMVYAKENSEKEFRQIIKFAPAIVNLDRPALFVKLRTLATNKK, from the coding sequence ATGAAGCATACTAGTATTGCTAATTTTATTTCTGTATTGGCTTTATTGCTTTTTTTATCAGAATCAATACTGGCCCAAACCACTGAAATAGCCGCCCACCGCGGAGCAAACCACCTGGCACCGGAAAACACCAAAGCCGCAGCCCAGGCCGCCATTGATCTTGGCGTGGAATACATTGAAATCGATGTGCGTAAAAGCCGTGACGGGGTACATTTTATCATCCACGATTTGCGAGTTAACAGAACTACTGATGGCAGCGGATTTGTGAGTGAAATGACCGCCAGTCAATTGCGGAAATTAGATGCCGGCTCCTGGTATGAAAATGGCGATTTTGCAGGCGAACCCATTCCCGAACTCTACGATTACCTAAAATGGATCAAAGGAGAAGCTAAGGTTTATTTTGATGTGAAAAGTGCCGATTGGGATACGCTATATGCCTATGTCAAAGAATTTGAAATACAGGATGAAGCATTTTTCAATTTTTTCTCCAAACGCAAAGCCCGAAAATTCAAGGAACAATTTCCCGATCTGCACATTAAAGTCAATTCATACAGCAGCGACCCTGAAGATTTGCGCAAAACAATCAAAAAATACAATGCCTCAGTTATTGAAATAAGGCCGGAACACATGAACGGGGATTTGAAAAAAGTGGCAGAAGAAGAAAATGTGCGCCTGATGGTCTATGCCAAAGAAAATTCAGAAAAGGAATTCAGGCAAATCATCAAATTTGCCCCTGCTATTGTCAATTTGGATCGTCCAGCATTATTTGTAAAACTCAGAACCCTAGCTACCAACAAAAAATAA
- a CDS encoding 2OG-Fe(II) oxygenase — MTTIKFPRNINEFADQLIDNLAAHSYALQPNFLSQEESNAVLKHIQALQDEDELKKAGIGKQLKFDVRENLRGDFIRWISKSDEPVIVQSFLQRMDFLMQLLNRTCFLSLKDFEAHYTFYPTNTRYIKHRDRFQHNAHRLISVVCYLASDWKVADGGQLIIYNEGEAHEILPAQGTLVCFRSELEHEVLLTNRERYSIKGWMLDQPAKLTFL, encoded by the coding sequence TTGACAACAATAAAATTTCCCAGAAATATAAATGAGTTTGCTGATCAACTGATTGACAATCTTGCTGCTCATTCCTATGCATTACAGCCCAATTTTTTAAGCCAAGAGGAAAGTAATGCTGTATTAAAACATATCCAGGCACTTCAGGATGAAGATGAATTAAAGAAAGCTGGAATCGGCAAACAGCTCAAATTTGATGTTAGGGAAAATTTGCGCGGTGATTTTATCCGTTGGATCAGCAAGAGTGATGAACCGGTAATTGTGCAGAGTTTTCTTCAGCGCATGGATTTTTTAATGCAGCTATTGAACAGAACTTGTTTTTTATCCCTGAAAGATTTTGAAGCGCATTATACTTTTTATCCGACCAATACCAGGTATATTAAGCACAGAGATCGTTTTCAGCACAATGCACATCGTTTGATATCGGTAGTTTGTTATTTAGCTTCAGACTGGAAAGTTGCGGATGGTGGTCAATTGATTATTTACAATGAAGGTGAAGCACACGAAATTTTACCTGCACAGGGCACTTTGGTTTGTTTTAGGAGTGAACTTGAACATGAAGTATTGCTAACCAATAGGGAAAGGTACAGCATTAAAGGATGGATGCTTGATCAGCCTGCAAAACTTACTTTTTTGTGA
- a CDS encoding TrmH family RNA methyltransferase has protein sequence MDQNYIGFSEIMLFLKFQNTWILYLQIKILKLSKATDFFESLPPIQLKYRAAVLAHHIKTPTNIGQILRIAGNAHCDEVILTYKTQKATDRLIKRTAVNSFGITPFHWVQAQKLSLDILPKDKTPVIVETTPGAKNLYECALPANPIFIVGNESHGLDREDLSLFDNKIYIPMPGKVVSMNVGNALSVVLFEWIRQQAKF, from the coding sequence GTGGATCAAAATTACATCGGTTTTTCTGAAATAATGTTGTTTTTGAAATTTCAAAATACCTGGATTTTATATCTTCAAATCAAAATATTGAAATTGAGCAAAGCCACCGACTTTTTTGAAAGCCTCCCTCCCATTCAGCTAAAGTACAGAGCTGCTGTTTTGGCGCACCACATCAAAACCCCAACGAATATCGGGCAAATATTGCGCATAGCTGGAAATGCCCACTGCGATGAAGTGATACTTACTTATAAAACCCAAAAAGCTACTGATAGATTGATCAAAAGAACGGCTGTCAATAGTTTTGGCATCACGCCATTTCATTGGGTTCAGGCGCAAAAACTGAGCTTGGATATTTTGCCAAAAGATAAAACGCCCGTGATTGTAGAAACCACTCCCGGTGCTAAAAACCTTTATGAGTGTGCACTGCCCGCTAATCCCATTTTTATTGTGGGCAATGAATCACATGGACTTGATAGAGAAGACCTCTCGCTTTTTGATAACAAAATTTACATTCCCATGCCCGGAAAAGTTGTCTCCATGAATGTGGGCAATGCGCTGAGCGTAGTTCTTTTTGAGTGGATAAGACAGCAAGCAAAATTCTAG